The Bacteroidales bacterium region TACTGCTACCTAATTTGGACAAGCCAAAACGGAAACACATTCAATTCCTTGAAAGCATCCTGTTTGGTTTTGGCTTGTCCAAATTAGACGCTTATTATGCCACCTTTTAAAAAATAATCACTAAAAATAAATGCATCTTATGAAGTACCTAAAACAAATCACCATTCTTTCAATCCTGATGTGGTTAGCCATTACGGCTGATGCCCAGGATAAAAAAGCCCTCACATTTGACGATATTCTGAAATGGAACCGGATAACCGAAAAAACGATTTCAAATGACGGCAGTCTGGTTGCCTATAAACTGGAGCCCTGGAAAGGAGACCCTGTTCTTAAACTGATTGAAAATGACGGTTCACCGGTATTTACACAAACGGGTGGCTCGGATATCCGGATAACTGAAGATTCCCGGTTTCTTCTTTCCAGGATCAAGCCGCTGGAAGATACGATACGACAGTTGAAACTACAAAATATAAATGAAGAAGACATGCCGGAGGATCAGTTGCTTATCCTGAATATACAATCCGGTGAAAAAGAAACCATTGATAATCTGAAATCTTTTAAAATTCCTGAAAAATGGAGTGGTTGGGCTGCCTATCAAACCAAGCCGGAAGAAGAAAAGGATACTACTGTGGAAAATAAACACGGGAAGGAAGCATCATCCGAAAACGGGTACCCGCTGCATATTAAAAAACTACCGGGAGAAACTGTTCAGTTTCCCTGCGTTACAGATTATCTTTTTGCTGAGGAGAAAGAAGTTATCGCATTTGTTTCCACGGGTAATGAAGACTTTAAAGCCGGCGTATATCAATATGACCTCGCCGAAAAGAATTTGACACCTGTAATGCAGGGGGATACAAAACACAAGCAGTTAAACATCAGCGAAGATGGTTCTCTTATTGCTTTTTTATCAGACAGCACAACCACAAAAGAAGAAAAGGATTTTGCACTGTATCTATGGGACGGACAAGGCAATGCAGGTGAACTCGTAAACAACAATAACGCGGCTTTGCCAGAGGACTGGAAAATAAGTGAGCACGGAGCGCTCCGCTTTTCTCAATCCAAAGAACGCTTATTCTTCGGCACAGCGCCCGAGCTACCGGAAAAAGACACCACTAAGCCGGAAGATGAAATACCCGTAGTGGATGTATGGCACTGGGATGAACCTGTCCTGCATAGTCGACAACTCAATAACAGGGAAGAAAACCTAAAAAAAAGCTATGTGGCAGTATATCACCTTGATCAGGACAAAATGGTGCAACTGGAAAATGAAGACTTTACAGGCATAAAATTAATTGACGATGGCGATGCTGAGAAAGCACTGGCATGGTCATACTTACCATATGCTGTAAGAAGAATGTGGGAGGGCTATCCTTATCACAACGATTTTTACCTGGTGGACATGCAAACCGGAAAAGCTGAAATGTTCAAAAAAGATTGCCGCGCAACGCCAGATGTATCACCCAATGGAGAATACGTTTACTGGTACAATGCATTGGATACCACCTGGGTTACGTACAACATTGCTTCCGGCGAAGAATTCACCGTCACAGAGCCGGAAAATATACAGGTTGCCAATGAACTCAATGACCGCCCCCACCCACCACGGCCTTACGGAACACCGGACTGGCTGGAAGACGACAAAGCCCTGCTGGTATATGACCGTTTCGACATCTGGAAAGTGGACCCTGAGAACAGGGAAGAACCGGTAAACCTGACAGAAAATGGAAGAAAAACAAAAACGAAATACCGCCTGATAGATTACAGGACGGAAGACGAAAAGAAAAAAGGTCTGGAGGAGTCAGAGACCTATCACCTGCATGGACATAATATAGAAACCCGGGGAGAAGGATATTATGAGCTGAAACTAAAAAGTCCGGGTGAACCGAAACAACTGCTTGGCGGAAAATATAGCCTTAACAATCCTGTTAAGGCCAAAGATAAAGATGTTTATGTATATACACAGGAAACATTCCAGCAGTTTCCCGATCTGCAGATTACCAAAAATTTCAGGAAATCTGCACGGATAAGCAATGCCAATCCGCAGCAGGAAGAATTTAAATGGGGAACCATCGAACTGTACAACTGGATATCCGCAGACGGAAGAAAGCTGGAAGGATTACTGGTGAAACCTGAGGATTTTGATCCCGACAAAAAATATCCCCTGATTGTCAACTTTTACGAGAAAAGCTCACAAGGGCTTTACAATCATCGCACACCGGAAGTGCATCGTTCAACAATCGATTATCACTACTACACCAGCAATGATTATATCATTTTCAATCCGGACGTTTATTACGGAACCGGGTATCCGGGT contains the following coding sequences:
- a CDS encoding S9 family peptidase; translation: MKYLKQITILSILMWLAITADAQDKKALTFDDILKWNRITEKTISNDGSLVAYKLEPWKGDPVLKLIENDGSPVFTQTGGSDIRITEDSRFLLSRIKPLEDTIRQLKLQNINEEDMPEDQLLILNIQSGEKETIDNLKSFKIPEKWSGWAAYQTKPEEEKDTTVENKHGKEASSENGYPLHIKKLPGETVQFPCVTDYLFAEEKEVIAFVSTGNEDFKAGVYQYDLAEKNLTPVMQGDTKHKQLNISEDGSLIAFLSDSTTTKEEKDFALYLWDGQGNAGELVNNNNAALPEDWKISEHGALRFSQSKERLFFGTAPELPEKDTTKPEDEIPVVDVWHWDEPVLHSRQLNNREENLKKSYVAVYHLDQDKMVQLENEDFTGIKLIDDGDAEKALAWSYLPYAVRRMWEGYPYHNDFYLVDMQTGKAEMFKKDCRATPDVSPNGEYVYWYNALDTTWVTYNIASGEEFTVTEPENIQVANELNDRPHPPRPYGTPDWLEDDKALLVYDRFDIWKVDPENREEPVNLTENGRKTKTKYRLIDYRTEDEKKKGLEESETYHLHGHNIETRGEGYYELKLKSPGEPKQLLGGKYSLNNPVKAKDKDVYVYTQETFQQFPDLQITKNFRKSARISNANPQQEEFKWGTIELYNWISADGRKLEGLLVKPEDFDPDKKYPLIVNFYEKSSQGLYNHRTPEVHRSTIDYHYYTSNDYIIFNPDVYYGTGYPGEDAFNCVMTGITQLISKGFIDEDHIAAQGHSWGGYQVAYLATRTDMFAAIESGAPVVNMFSAYGGIRENSGLNRSFQYEQTQSRIGKSIWEAPHRYLENSPLFWADKISTPMLIMHNEDDGAVPFSQGVELFIAMRRLRKPAWLLNYNEADHWPTKIRDKYDFQIRMSQFFEHYLKEKPMPEWMKEGIPAVEKGRNMGY